In the genome of Brassica oleracea var. oleracea cultivar TO1000 unplaced genomic scaffold, BOL UnpScaffold09044, whole genome shotgun sequence, the window TGTGTCTGGCAGACAATCTTGCGCCAACTCAGGCCAGAATGCGATGTCTCAAAGATGAAGGAAGACGAACTTCTGGAGAGCATTGTTCGAGTGTTGGAAACACAAAAGGCTTTGATAGTCATTGACGATATATGGAGAAAAGGAGACTGGGACCGAATCAAGCCCGTCTTTCTGCTAAAAAAAGGTGAATCTCTTTAAACATACATTAggacatcttttaaaaaaagtgaaacactacaaaaatattaatgtatCGCAGGATTGAAGGTTTTACTTACTTCTCGCAATGAGGAAGTGGCCTTACATGTAGACGAACAATGTGTCCCCATCAAACCAGAATGTCTAACTTCTGAAGAAAGTTGGGATCTTTTTCAAAGAATAGCATTTCCTGTTAAAGACAGAGCTGGTAACGTTTTCAAGAACATCCTACTTGGATTTTTTTCTGTTCtattaaattaaagaaaaatgactACAATATCTGCAACTGATGTGCAGAATTTAAGATTGAAGAAGGCATGAAAGAAATCGGTATGGAGATGATTCAACATTGTGGAGGTCTACCACTGGCTCTTAAGGT includes:
- the LOC106322178 gene encoding probable disease resistance protein At1g59620, which codes for WQTILRQLRPECDVSKMKEDELLESIVRVLETQKALIVIDDIWRKGDWDRIKPVFLLKKGLKVLLTSRNEEVALHVDEQCVPIKPECLTSEESWDLFQRIAFPVKDRAEFKIEEGMKEIGMEMIQHCGGLPLALKVLGGLLRKKYT